A genomic segment from Bos taurus isolate L1 Dominette 01449 registration number 42190680 breed Hereford chromosome 1, ARS-UCD2.0, whole genome shotgun sequence encodes:
- the DNAJC28 gene encoding dnaJ homolog subfamily C member 28 encodes MMAQILRPHLRSASVIPNRMKMGPYLVVIRTRMMSTHKSKRNIREYYGLLNLDEGCSADDVRESFRKLAKQYHPDGGSSTADSATFIRIEEAYRKVLSHVIEQTNARQSKVEDTEEEEEKFKYKTPQHRHYLSFEGIGFGTPSQREKQYRQFRADRATEQVMEYQKQKLQSQYFTDSVTVKDVRHSKERKITRAIERLVEDLIQESMAKGDFDNLSGKGKPLKKFSGCSYIDPMTHNLNRILIDNGYQPEWILMQKEIKDTIDQLREAILASRKKLGNPMTSAEQKQWNQVCEQFQEDIKKLNKRINDFNLIVPLLTRQKVHFDAQKEIARTQEIYTTLIKIKEITNKNPNNTDPGEGEKTPGVKTVFFNWMNVWKFIKI; translated from the coding sequence ATGATGGCTCAGATCTTAAGACCTCATCTGAGAAGTGCTTCAGTGATTCCTAATCGAATGAAAATGGGTCCATATCTTGTTGTCATAAGAACTAGAATGATGTCAACTCATAAATCCAAAAGGaatataagagaatattatggGCTGCTGAATCTGGATGAAGGCTGTTCTGCAGATGATGTCAGGGAATCTTTTCGTAAGCTTGCCAAGCAATACCATCCAGATGGTGGCTCTAGTACTGCTGATTCTGCAACGTTTATAAGGATTGAAGAAGCTTACAGAAAGGTACTTTCCCACGTGATAGAACAGACAAATGCCAGACAGAGTAAAGTTGAAgacacagaagaagaagaagaaaaattcaaatataaaacacCCCAACACCGGCATTACTTAAGTTTTGAGGGTATTGGTTTTGGGACTCCGAGTCAACGAGAGAAGCAGTACAGGCAGTTTAGAGCAGACcgtgcaactgaacaagtgatGGAATACCAAAAGCAGAAACTGCAAAGCCAGTATTTCACTGACAGTGTCACTGTTAAAGATGTAAGACACAGTAAGGAACGAAAGATAACTCGGGCAATAGAGCGTTTGGTGGAGGATCTCATTCAGGAATCAATGGCAAAAGGAGACTTTGACAATCTCAGTGGGAAAGGAAAACCTCTGAAAAAATTTTCTGGCTGTTCATATATTGATCCTATGACTCACAACCTGAACAGAATATTGATAGATAATGGATACCAACCAGAATGGATCCTAAtgcaaaaggaaataaaggatACCATTGATCAACTCAGAGAGGCAATTTTAGCATCAAGGAAAAAACTTGGGAATCCAATGACATCAGCCGAACAGAAACAGTGGAACCAAGTTTGTGAGCAGTTTCAAGAAGACATCAAAAAGCTAAATAAGCGAATTAatgattttaatttaattgttcCCCTCCTGACTAGGCAGAAGGTCCATTTTGATGCACAGAAAGAAATTGCCAGAACCCAGGAAATATACACAacccttataaaaataaaagaaatcacaAATAAAAACCCAAATAACACTGATCCgggagaaggagagaaaacaCCTGGAGTTAAGACAGTTTTCTTTAACTGGATGAATGTGtggaaatttattaaaatatga